The genomic DNA CCTGAAGATTACGAACCACTACAGTTGAATGAAGACAACTATTTCTTGGTCGCTGATTTGATTGAAGACGAGCTATTGCTGGCCTTACCAATCATTCCTAAACATGAATTAACAGCATGTAAGGTTCAGCAGAGCGAGCAAGTATTTGGCGAAATCGACAAGGTAGTAGAGGAAGAATCTAAACCGAATCCGTTTGCAGTGTTACAAAGTTTAAAAAAGAAAGACTAGGAGACTGGGTCAATGGCTGTTCAGAAAAGTAAAGTTACACGTTCAAGACGTGGCATGCGTCGTTCACACGACGCAATTGAAAACAATGTTGCATTAACTACTGACGCAACTTCAGGTGAACTTCACCGTCGTCACCATGTTACTGCTGACGGTTACTACCGCGGTAACAAGGTTATCAACAAGTAAATTTTTGCATTTTGCAAAAACTTACTATTGCAGTTGATGCAATGGGGGGCGACATTGGCCCCCATGTTACAGTGCCTGCCGTTGCGCAGGCACTTAACGATTACTCCCATCTCTATGTTACCTTAATTGGTGACCAGCACTTTATACACCCCTTACTGATTCAATTTGGTATTGCTCAGCATCCGCGCCTGTTGTTTATGCATACTAGCCAAGTGGTTACTGCTAATGATAAGCCGATCACTGCACTGCGTTCGCGCCGTCAATCCTCGATGCGTTTAGCGCTGGATTTGGTTCATCAAGGCCAAGCCGATGCCTGTGTTAGCGCTGGTAATACCGGCGCACTAATGGCCATGGCCAAGGTCGTTTTGAAGCTGCTACCAGGAATAGAACGCCCCGCATTGATTAGCCATTTACCTGAAGAAAATGGTAGAGGCTGTTTGTTATTGGACTTAGGCGCCAATTCTAGCTGTGACTCAGAGGTGTTGATGCAGTTCGCTGTAATGGGGGCCGCCTTGGCCGAAAGTGTATGGGGATTAACTCGTCCGCGAGTGGCCTTGCTTAATATCGGCGAAGAGCAAATAAAGGGTAATGATGTGGTTAAACAAACCGCGCAGCTTCTTGAAAACTCAAACGCAATTAATTACATTGGCTTTGTTGAGGGGAATCAGCTATTTAGTGGTAAAGCTGATGTAATTGTCTGTGATGGTTTTGTCGGCAATATTGCACTAAAAACTGCCGAAGGTGTATCTAAGCTGATTCTTACCAAACTAAAAGCCCAGTTCGATGTAAACTGGTTTGCTCGATTTATATTAAAATTGTTTTTGCCAAGCTTAAAATCACAGTTAAAACAACTGAACCCCGACCAGTATAATGGCGCGAGTCTGGTAGGATTGCGCGGCATTGTGATTAAGAGCCATGGTCATGCCGACGAGACGGCATTTTTACAAGCTATTCACCAAGCCGTTGCCGAAATACAGCAGCAAGTGCCAAGCCGTATTACCGACAAACTAGAATCTTTATTAATTGATAAGCATTAAGTCATTTATGTACTCAAAAATATTATCTACGGGTAGTTATCTGCCAAGTAATGTAAGAACCAACTCCGATCTAGAGCAAATGGTGGAAACCAGTGATCAATGGATCACTGACCG from Agarivorans gilvus includes the following:
- the plsX gene encoding phosphate acyltransferase PlsX — translated: MQKLTIAVDAMGGDIGPHVTVPAVAQALNDYSHLYVTLIGDQHFIHPLLIQFGIAQHPRLLFMHTSQVVTANDKPITALRSRRQSSMRLALDLVHQGQADACVSAGNTGALMAMAKVVLKLLPGIERPALISHLPEENGRGCLLLDLGANSSCDSEVLMQFAVMGAALAESVWGLTRPRVALLNIGEEQIKGNDVVKQTAQLLENSNAINYIGFVEGNQLFSGKADVIVCDGFVGNIALKTAEGVSKLILTKLKAQFDVNWFARFILKLFLPSLKSQLKQLNPDQYNGASLVGLRGIVIKSHGHADETAFLQAIHQAVAEIQQQVPSRITDKLESLLIDKH
- the rpmF gene encoding 50S ribosomal protein L32, yielding MAVQKSKVTRSRRGMRRSHDAIENNVALTTDATSGELHRRHHVTADGYYRGNKVINK